CGGTTTCGGCAGGATGCCATCCAGGCGCATGGTGATCATGCGGATGGGGCCGCCGAAAAGGCAGGTGGCGGCGACCACGGGGTCCGTGTCGCAGATCTCCCCGCGCCGGATGCCCTCGGCGACGATGGCGCGCATGGTCTCGAAGGGCTTCGAGGAGCACACCGGCCGCTCGTTGGGCAGGAATTCCCGGTGCTTGGCGTAGAGCATGAACGCCATGGTCCGCGGTTCGCGCTCCGCCAGTTCGAAGAGCAGCGCCACAATGGCGCGGCAGCGGTCGTGGGCGCCAGCATGGCCCTCGCTGATCATTGCCAGTTCATGCTCCATGCGCTCCATGAGCCCGCGGTAGAGCGCCCGCGCGATGCCTTCCTTGTCCTGAAAATGATGATAAATGGAGCCGATGCTGACCTTGGACGCCCGGGCGATGTCGTGCACCGAAGTGTTGAAGTAGCCCCGTTCGGTGAAAAGCGTGAGCGAGGTATCCAGCACCTGTTGCCGCGTGTCGCCCGTCGGTCGTTTGCCTGCTTGCTGTGCCAGCATCGTTTGCCTCTAGAACGAATATTCGTTTTAATCCAAGCATAGGCCGTGGGCCGCAGCTTGTCAAAGCGGCCAATGGTCTGTCGCCCGGGTCGGCACGGCGTTACCGCTTGGGCGTGCGGCGGTGCGTCAGCCCAGCGGCGATACGCGATCCCCAATGCGCGCGATGGTGAACCATCGCTCGAAGCGCGGGCAGGCCGCGTCGCCCTCCGGCGGCGCCCAGGCGACGAAATCCTTGTCGGCGGTGGGCGAGTAGGGACCTGGCTTGAACTCGAAGAGCACGGTGCCCGGCTCGAGCGCCGCCAGCGTGTGCCAGGTGCCGCCCGGAATCTCCGCGCCGCGGCACGCGCCATCGGGCGAGAGGACCAGCCGTTCGCGCACTTGGCCTTGGTCGTCGAAGCTCAGGAGCACGGCCGCGCCTCTCAGCGCCAGGACGAATTCCCAGCGCCCGGCCGCCGGGTGCCGGTGCGGGCGCACGTAGCTGCCCGGCTCGATGGCGTTGCAAAAGCGCTGGACGCCGTCCGCGGGCTCCGGATGGAAGTTGTAGTTGGCCCGTCGCCGGCCCGAGTCGACGGCCTGCGCGCTCAAGCGCTGCAGCAAGTCGCGGTCGATGGCTTTCATCGGCTCATTCCACGTAGATCATCTTGCGGGTCATGCCGCCGTCCACCACGAAGTCGGCGCCGGTGACGAAGCCGGCCTCGTCGGACAGCAGGTACAGCACCAACGACGCCACGTCCTCCGGCCGGCCGACCCTGCCCGCCGGGTGCTGGCGGTGGTCTTCCTCGCGCAACTGGACCGGGTGGCGCAGGCTGCGCTTCTTCCAGTCGCCGGCCTCGATCCAGCCGGGGCTGACGCAGTTGACCCGGACCGCCGGCCCCAGGCTCACGGCCAGGGCGTGGGTGAGGGCGATGATGCCGCCCTTGGAAGCCGAGTAGGCTTCC
This DNA window, taken from Thermithiobacillus tepidarius DSM 3134, encodes the following:
- a CDS encoding TetR/AcrR family transcriptional regulator, whose translation is MLAQQAGKRPTGDTRQQVLDTSLTLFTERGYFNTSVHDIARASKVSIGSIYHHFQDKEGIARALYRGLMERMEHELAMISEGHAGAHDRCRAIVALLFELAEREPRTMAFMLYAKHREFLPNERPVCSSKPFETMRAIVAEGIRRGEICDTDPVVAATCLFGGPIRMITMRLDGILPKPLPHYLDAVWHCAWRAVAR
- a CDS encoding WbuC family cupin fold metalloprotein; its protein translation is MKAIDRDLLQRLSAQAVDSGRRRANYNFHPEPADGVQRFCNAIEPGSYVRPHRHPAAGRWEFVLALRGAAVLLSFDDQGQVRERLVLSPDGACRGAEIPGGTWHTLAALEPGTVLFEFKPGPYSPTADKDFVAWAPPEGDAACPRFERWFTIARIGDRVSPLG